A region of Desulfomicrobium escambiense DSM 10707 DNA encodes the following proteins:
- a CDS encoding adenosine-specific kinase encodes MELTIVPIKNPQSLNMILGMSHFIKTVEDVHEAMVNTVPGAKFGLAFCEASDACLIRTSGTDPDLVQLAAENAQALSCGHSFILFMRDMYPINVVNTIQNVPEVVRLFCASANPVQAIVAQTDQGRGILGVVDGFASKGVETDEDKAKRSKLLRMIGYKF; translated from the coding sequence ATGGAGCTGACCATCGTCCCGATCAAGAACCCCCAGTCCCTGAACATGATCCTCGGCATGTCGCACTTCATCAAAACGGTTGAGGACGTGCACGAGGCCATGGTCAACACCGTGCCCGGCGCGAAGTTCGGCCTGGCCTTCTGCGAGGCCTCCGACGCCTGCCTGATCCGCACCTCCGGCACGGACCCGGATCTGGTCCAGCTGGCCGCCGAAAACGCCCAGGCCCTGTCCTGCGGGCACAGCTTCATCCTCTTCATGCGCGACATGTACCCCATCAACGTCGTCAACACGATCCAGAACGTGCCCGAGGTCGTGCGCCTCTTCTGCGCCTCGGCCAACCCGGTCCAGGCCATCGTGGCCCAGACGGACCAGGGGCGCGGCATCCTCGGCGTGGTCGACGGCTTCGCCTCCAAGGGCGTGGAGACCGACGAGGACAAGGCCAAGCGCTCCAAGCTCCTGCGCATGA
- a CDS encoding glycine zipper 2TM domain-containing protein — MLKRNMTCIIALVLLVGTGFLASCASSRSGQVYSRDQARQEMTVNYGTVREVRSVQIEGTQSGLGTVAGGVAGGVLGSQVGGGAGRVVGGVIGALGGAAVGAVSEEGLTRRNGLEIMVELDTGQVLSIVQEADVQFSPGERVRVLRSSDGSSRVQK, encoded by the coding sequence ATGCTGAAACGCAACATGACGTGCATCATCGCCCTCGTTCTGCTTGTCGGGACAGGGTTTCTGGCATCCTGCGCATCAAGCCGGTCCGGGCAGGTCTATTCCCGCGACCAGGCGCGGCAGGAAATGACGGTCAACTACGGAACGGTGCGTGAAGTCCGCAGCGTCCAGATCGAGGGCACCCAGAGCGGCCTCGGGACCGTGGCCGGCGGCGTGGCCGGCGGCGTCCTCGGCAGCCAAGTCGGCGGCGGAGCAGGACGGGTCGTTGGCGGCGTGATTGGCGCCCTGGGCGGCGCGGCCGTGGGCGCCGTGTCCGAGGAAGGCCTGACCAGACGCAACGGCCTTGAAATCATGGTCGAACTCGACACCGGGCAGGTCCTGTCCATCGTCCAGGAAGCAGATGTCCAGTTCTCGCCCGGCGAACGGGTGCGCGTGCTGCGCTCCAGCGACGGTTCGTCCAGGGTCCAGAAGTAG